In Arthrobacter sp. MN05-02, one genomic interval encodes:
- a CDS encoding transcriptional regulator yields MHDVEVIESAEAAAAVLDPVRARLLGELAVPASAAGLAARVGIARQKVNYHLKTLEAHGLVELFEERRHGGITERVLQASAASYVVSPAAVSGSAADPDANDDHLSAGYLVALAGRLMREVGTLARRAGTSGRRLPTLTIDTQIGFRSAADRAAFADDLTAAVLDLAARYHHDDGLPHRLVVAAHPLPEEKS; encoded by the coding sequence ATGCACGACGTCGAAGTCATCGAAAGCGCGGAGGCGGCTGCCGCTGTGCTGGATCCGGTCCGGGCCAGGCTGCTCGGCGAGCTTGCCGTTCCGGCCTCCGCCGCCGGGCTCGCCGCCCGAGTAGGTATCGCACGCCAGAAAGTGAACTACCACCTCAAGACGCTCGAGGCGCACGGCCTCGTGGAACTGTTCGAGGAGCGCCGGCACGGGGGCATCACCGAGCGGGTGCTGCAGGCGTCGGCGGCGTCGTACGTCGTGTCTCCTGCGGCAGTCAGCGGATCCGCGGCCGACCCGGACGCCAATGACGATCACCTGTCGGCGGGTTACCTCGTCGCACTGGCCGGCCGGCTGATGCGCGAGGTCGGCACCCTGGCACGCCGGGCAGGCACATCCGGTAGGCGCCTGCCGACGCTGACCATCGACACACAGATCGGTTTCCGGTCCGCCGCCGACAGGGCTGCCTTCGCGGACGACCTGACCGCCGCGGTGCTCGACCTGGCCGCTCGCTACCACCACGACGACGGACTCCCCCACCGGCTCGTCGTCGCCGCCCACCCCCTTCCTGAGGAGAAGTCATGA
- a CDS encoding DNA helicase has protein sequence MTQETLELADQFDRGLIETDLGTNVFVEAGAGSGKTHELVERICTLVMTGGVELKNIAAITFTEKAAGELRDRVRRKLKDSDPSEARDRALGQLDTAPIGTIHSFAARVISEHPIEAGVPPLITVVDELRSQIAFTRRWEAIRHQLFNDETLDEALRILLAVGGSLNHLETVASALDANWDRLESHPPQRRPIPTVNLGPLLQQTAELLEHTRHCSDADHFLLVAIEKIRSWHGRLENASIGELALVLEILDDIPPTPKQGKKGNWAIDIAEVRNACAELGQAAAALRESFVSPAVDTVAASMAELLVNAARERQRSGELEYNDLLIHARDLLVGTDARTIGVHRTLHERYQCIMLDEFQDTDPVQAEIATRITAEHVCGIDGWEELIIPAGHLFTDGDPKQSIYRFRRADIATYLSTERRFRNNEHSRIASLRTNFRSTAPLLDWINTVFGQLIQQNGNLQPSYQSLTPDPERPSWEESHGPAVSVIGRNGATPDGSGKVSAESMRKQEAKEVAAAILLASGQTEQPVWKKQIKRSDHLGKSFKTENLRLKDITILLPTRTALAALEDALDGAGIEYRAEASSLVYSTQEVNDLLLALKAIANTADEAALVLCLRSAPFACGDDELFEWKSAGGSWNIFAPPPEGLDDSPVARGMVYLSELCRRISVHTPAELMDRLVTERRMMETAIASPRYRDVWRRLRFVIDQARAWSEATHGSLRDYLVWAGTQQEENTRVREAVVPETDVDAVRIMTIHASKGLEFPMVIVAGTGSSPRTSSDAALWDKDSRLHISLKEGITSARYADAKAVEKLFDEAEKRRLLYVACTRAESHLVVSHYVSRRNSLGQLLKDTDDPTIPSLVLPTDLEPGEKRHTTVQPVESWENWERQRTHWQRKSAIASTASVTSIAKGTDSLDGEPGEERLQFIPLDDEILPSPGPASAERGAAFGTALHRVLELSGLQESADVEAIADSVARLAKGVAPQALATRARAGLASEPVRRAAEREHWLELPVVAPSGGVTVEGVIDLMYREDDGSLVIADFKTDSTPQETTVTAYWRQLSTYADMIERITGQRVSKLALIFCRDAGAEVMYRGAR, from the coding sequence ATGACGCAGGAAACCCTGGAACTCGCGGACCAGTTCGACCGCGGGCTGATTGAAACGGACCTTGGCACTAACGTCTTCGTTGAGGCCGGGGCCGGCAGCGGAAAGACCCACGAACTGGTCGAACGCATCTGCACGCTGGTGATGACCGGCGGCGTCGAGCTGAAGAACATCGCCGCCATCACCTTCACCGAGAAGGCTGCCGGTGAGCTGCGTGACCGCGTGCGCCGGAAGCTCAAGGACAGCGACCCGTCCGAGGCGCGCGACCGAGCCCTGGGGCAACTCGACACCGCCCCCATCGGCACCATCCACTCTTTCGCCGCTCGCGTGATCAGCGAGCACCCCATCGAAGCTGGTGTTCCACCGCTCATCACCGTCGTCGACGAGTTGCGTTCCCAAATCGCCTTCACCCGCCGATGGGAAGCCATTCGCCACCAGCTCTTCAACGACGAAACCCTCGATGAGGCGCTCCGCATCCTCCTCGCCGTCGGCGGTTCCCTGAACCACCTCGAGACCGTTGCTTCTGCACTCGACGCCAACTGGGACCGATTGGAGAGCCATCCACCACAACGCCGTCCGATCCCCACGGTCAATCTCGGCCCGCTCCTCCAGCAGACCGCCGAGTTGCTTGAGCACACCCGGCACTGCTCCGACGCTGATCATTTTCTCCTGGTCGCCATCGAGAAGATCCGCTCTTGGCACGGGAGGCTCGAAAACGCCAGCATCGGCGAACTTGCCCTGGTGCTAGAGATCCTCGACGACATACCTCCCACACCCAAGCAGGGTAAGAAGGGCAACTGGGCAATCGACATTGCAGAAGTCCGGAACGCTTGCGCGGAACTTGGCCAAGCCGCAGCTGCCCTCCGCGAAAGTTTCGTATCCCCCGCCGTAGATACGGTGGCTGCCTCTATGGCCGAACTCCTCGTCAACGCAGCCAGGGAACGCCAGCGCAGCGGCGAACTGGAGTACAACGACCTCCTCATCCACGCCCGTGACCTGCTCGTCGGCACTGACGCGCGGACCATCGGGGTTCACCGAACACTCCATGAGCGGTACCAGTGCATAATGCTGGACGAGTTCCAGGACACCGACCCGGTCCAGGCGGAGATCGCCACTCGGATCACGGCGGAGCACGTTTGTGGGATAGACGGCTGGGAAGAGCTCATCATTCCCGCGGGCCACCTATTCACCGATGGGGATCCCAAGCAGTCGATTTACCGGTTCCGCCGCGCCGACATTGCCACCTACCTCAGCACGGAACGCCGGTTCCGAAACAACGAACATTCCCGCATCGCGTCGCTGCGCACCAACTTCCGCTCGACCGCCCCACTACTCGACTGGATCAACACGGTGTTCGGCCAGCTCATTCAGCAGAACGGCAATCTCCAGCCGTCCTATCAATCGCTGACGCCCGATCCCGAGCGTCCGTCCTGGGAAGAATCGCACGGGCCGGCCGTCTCAGTCATCGGCCGTAACGGAGCTACCCCCGATGGATCGGGGAAGGTGTCGGCCGAGTCAATGCGCAAGCAGGAAGCCAAGGAGGTCGCCGCCGCAATCCTGCTGGCTTCGGGCCAGACGGAACAGCCGGTTTGGAAGAAGCAGATCAAGCGTTCGGACCATCTGGGCAAGAGCTTCAAGACCGAAAACCTGAGGCTCAAGGACATCACCATCCTGCTGCCCACCCGCACCGCGCTGGCAGCGCTTGAGGACGCACTCGACGGCGCCGGCATTGAGTACCGCGCAGAAGCCTCCTCGCTGGTTTACTCGACGCAGGAAGTGAACGACTTGTTACTGGCGCTGAAGGCGATTGCCAACACCGCTGACGAGGCAGCCCTGGTGCTCTGCCTCCGCTCGGCTCCGTTTGCGTGCGGTGACGACGAACTCTTCGAATGGAAGTCGGCCGGCGGATCGTGGAACATCTTCGCGCCGCCACCGGAAGGGCTTGATGATTCTCCGGTTGCCCGCGGCATGGTTTACCTGTCCGAGCTTTGCCGCCGGATCAGCGTTCATACCCCCGCCGAGCTGATGGACCGTCTGGTCACTGAGCGACGCATGATGGAAACCGCCATCGCCTCACCGCGGTACCGCGACGTGTGGCGGCGGCTCCGCTTCGTCATCGACCAGGCCCGCGCCTGGAGCGAAGCAACGCATGGCAGCCTGCGCGATTACCTTGTGTGGGCCGGAACGCAGCAGGAAGAAAACACGCGGGTACGCGAAGCGGTCGTCCCCGAAACCGACGTCGATGCCGTCCGAATCATGACCATCCATGCCTCCAAGGGCCTCGAGTTTCCGATGGTCATCGTTGCCGGTACCGGGTCCAGCCCCCGAACCTCCAGCGATGCGGCCCTCTGGGATAAAGACAGCCGCCTGCACATCTCGCTGAAGGAAGGCATCACTTCGGCCCGTTATGCCGATGCCAAGGCAGTCGAAAAGCTGTTTGATGAAGCGGAGAAACGCCGCCTCCTCTACGTTGCCTGCACGAGGGCCGAGAGCCACCTCGTCGTCTCCCACTACGTCAGTCGACGGAACAGTCTCGGACAGCTGCTCAAAGACACCGACGATCCGACAATCCCCTCACTCGTACTCCCGACGGACCTCGAGCCCGGTGAAAAACGCCACACGACCGTTCAACCCGTCGAGTCCTGGGAAAACTGGGAACGGCAACGGACTCATTGGCAGCGGAAATCCGCGATTGCCTCGACAGCGTCCGTGACGTCGATCGCGAAGGGTACAGATTCGCTAGATGGAGAGCCCGGCGAGGAGCGGCTTCAGTTCATACCTCTCGACGACGAAATCCTCCCCTCTCCCGGCCCCGCCAGCGCTGAGCGTGGTGCCGCATTCGGCACCGCCCTGCACCGGGTGCTGGAGCTCAGCGGCCTGCAGGAGTCGGCGGACGTGGAAGCCATCGCGGACAGCGTCGCCCGACTCGCGAAGGGCGTTGCCCCGCAAGCACTGGCCACTCGGGCAAGGGCGGGTCTCGCCAGTGAACCTGTCCGTCGCGCAGCGGAGCGCGAGCACTGGCTGGAACTTCCCGTCGTCGCTCCATCCGGCGGAGTGACCGTCGAAGGCGTCATCGACCTGATGTATAGGGAGGACGACGGCTCCCTGGTGATCGCCGACTTCAAGACTGATAGCACACCGCAGGAGACAACCGTCACCGCCTACTGGCGTCAGCTGTCTACCTACGCCGACATGATCGAACGCATCACCGGGCAGCGCGTCAGCAAACTGGCTCTGATCTTCTGCCGAGACGCAGGAGCCGAAGTCATGTACAGGGGGGCCCGCTAG